Proteins encoded by one window of Tubulanus polymorphus chromosome 7, tnTubPoly1.2, whole genome shotgun sequence:
- the LOC141908205 gene encoding aromatic-L-amino-acid decarboxylase-like — protein sequence MNTEEFRQYGKEMVDYICDYMENIHTRRVTPDVQPGYLRQILPSRAPKKGEDWTEIMKDVERAIMPGITHWQHPRFHAYFPAGNAYPSMLGDMLSDAIGCVGFSWAASPACTELECLVLDWLGKMICLPPMFLHENGVGGGVIQGSASDCVLLALLAARHAALKNLNNQYPFVDDGILLSKLVAYCSVLAHSCVEKAGMIGLVKMRQLDTDDNYSLRGHRLVRAIEEDRKLGLIPFFVVSTIGTTACCSFDNLGEIGPICIKENIWLHVDGAYAGSALICPEFQPLLKGIEYASSINMNPNKWLLTNFDCSAFWVKDRDALTTALTVDPLYLQHHHGERAVDYRHWGIPLSRRFRALKLWFVIRNYGVEGLQNYIREHCRLAKRFEALVRTDKRFEVIGKVTMGLVCFRIKGSNSITQCLLRSVNDSGKIHVVPAQVNDVYFIRFAVCAQKATDDDITFAWDTIREEADSIIDQDSSEFEKGSLTEADDSVFSLSDDFDLNGKDFSEPNSPVMEPIRALQATSETNMAKLRRQAFLKMVSDPKCYNPTVLKRLAFQDRSRSLSYDCMGYSNRGRDAGTPL from the exons ATGAACACCGAGGAATTCAGACAATATGGAAAAGAAATGGTTGATTACATTTGCGACTATATGGAAAATATCCATACGCGACGCGTTACACCGGACGTGCAGCCCGGTTACCTACGTCAGATTTTGCCATCACGCGCACCTAAAAAGGGCGAAGATTGGACTGAAATTATGAAAGATGTCGAAAGGGCCATTATGCCTGGG ATAACCCACTGGCAACATCCACGGTTCCACGCTTATTTCCCAGCCGGTAACGCCTACCCGTCAATGCTCGGAGATATGCTATCAGACGCTATCGGGTGCGTCGGATTCTCATGG gCAGCAAGTCCCGCATGTACGGAACTGGAATGTCTCGTGTTAGACTGGTTGG GCAAGATGATTTGCCTCCCGCCGATGTTCCTCCACGAAAACGGCGTCGGTGGTGGTGTCATTCAG GGATCTGCAAGTGATTGTGTTTTACTTGCTCTACTGGCGGCTAGACACGCAGCTTTgaagaacctaaacaaccaaTACCCGTTCGTCGACGATGGCATACTTCTCTCAAAACTGGTGGCATACTGTTCAGTTTTA GCACATTCGTGTGTTGAGAAAGCCGGCATGATAGGTCTGGTGAAAATGAGACAATTGGATACCGATGACAACTATTCATTAAGAGGACATCGACTTGTTAGAGCAATAGAG GAAGATAGAAAATTGGGTTTAATTCCGTTCTTT GTGGTCTCAACGATTGGTACAACTGCGTGTTGCTCATTTGACAATCTGGGAGAAATAGGTCCGATATGTATCAAGGAGAATATATGGTTACACGTTGATGGCGCCTACGCCGGCAGTGCGCTCATTTGTCCAGAATTTCAACCGCTATTGAAAGGAATTGAG TACGCTAGTTCAATCAATATGAATCCCAACAAATGGCTTTTGACGAACTTCGACTGCTCAGCTTTTTG GGTAAAGGACCGCGATGCCCTAACCACGGCGTTAACCGTCGATCCACTTTATCTACAACATCATCATGGAG AAAGAGCTGTGGATTACAGG CACTGGGGTATCCCTTTGAGTCGTCGATTCAGGGCTTTGAAACTATGGTTTGTCATTAGAAACTACGGTGTAGAAGGACTTCAAAATTATATCCGCGAG CACTGTCGATTGGCAAAAAGGTTCGAAGCTTTAGTGCGAACGGACAAACGGTTTGAAGTGATCGGTAAAGTTACTATGGGCCTCGTGTGTTTCAGAATTAAG GGGTCAAACAGCATCACTCAATGTTTACTGCGGTCTGTAAACGACTCCGGAAAGATTCACGTCGTTCCGGCGCAAGTCAACGATGTTTACTTCATCCGGTTTGCCGTCTGCGCCCAGAAAGCTACAGACGACGACATCACATTCGCCTGGGACACAATTCGCGAAGAGGCCGACAGCATTATCGACCAAGACTCGTCGGAATTCGAAAAGGGCTCATTGACTGAAGCAGACGATAGCGTGTTCAGTCTGTCCGATGATTTCGATCTAAACGGTAAGGATTTCAGTGAGCCGAACAGTCCTGTTATGGAGCCGATACGAGCCTTACAAGCCACCAGCGAAACAAACATGGCAAAACTCAGACGTCAAGCCTTCCTGAAAATGGTTTCAGACCCTAAATGTTACAACCCAACGGTTCTCAAAAGGCTGGCTTTCCAAGATAGAAGTCGAAGTTTATCGTATGATTGTATGGGGTATTCTAATCGTGGTCGAGACGCCGGTACTCCTCTATAG